CGATGTTGTTGAGGTGACTAGCCGCAACGTTGAAGCTGATATGACATTGAAAAGCCTAGAGTTTGTTGAATCAAATTACCGCTTTAAGCAAACCCCAGGGCATGGTAGTGCTAAGTCACTCAAGGTATCTGATACGGATCAAGGCGTCACATTGTCTGAAGCAACGTATACCAGTTGTCCGCCATCCGATGAACCAGAATGGCAATTGCGCTCTTCTGAAATATTTTTATCTGCCGAAACTGAGCGAGGTGAAGCTTGGCATAGTCGGGTTGAAGTATTAGGCGTGCCAGTTCTTTATTTACCTTATGTTTCTTTTCCGCTGTCAGAGAAACGGGCGTCGGGTTTCTTAATGCCTGAAATTGGTAGTTCTAGTCAGAACGGTGCCGATATACTGATCCCTTACTATTGGAATTTAGCACCTAATTATGATGCTACTACAGAGCTGCGTATGATGACCAACCGCGGACTCATGCTTAATAACGAAGCGCGTTATATGGGTAGCCAAGGGACAGGCATGGTGACTTTTCATTGGTTAAATAACGATAAGTCGTTTAATGGCGATGCGCGCAACGCAATGCAACTTATGTATAACGGTCAAGCTTGGGATGATTGGCAAGCCTATTTAAATATTAATAATTTTAGCGACGACAGCTTTGTTAGCGATTTTGGCTTTTTGAGTTATAACCGCGTTGATACGCATATTGAAAGTGTACTGAGTTTATATCAGCAGCAAAAAGATTGGTCGGTGGAAATAAATGTCCGTCAGTTTGAGGTATTTGGTGATCACTTAAAACCTTATCGAGCATTACCTGAAGTTAAATTTGAATATTTCCCTGAACTGGCTTGGCCGCACGTATCAGCTCGCTTACCGGCTGAATTAGTTTACTTTGACACGAATGAAGAGCAAAGAGGCAGTGCGTTACGTGTACATACTGAACCAACCATGCGTTGGCATAAATATGAACCAGCTTGGGAATTAAGTGCCGAAACAAGTGTGTTAGCCACGGCTTATTACCAAGAGCGGTTACAGGAAAATAAACACGATACCATTACGCGGGTGTTACCTCGTGTTCGTTTGAACGGTCAACTTTTCTTAGAAAAACCGATTAGCTGGTTTGGTAAACCTATGACCCAAACACTAGAACCGCGCGTACAATATTTGTGGGTGCCTCAGCATGACCAAGATGATATTCGTTTTTATGATTCCACTTTATTGCAAGACGACTTTCACGGTTTATTTAGAGTGAATCGCTACTCAGGAGTGGATCGCATTTTAGAGGCGAATCAGTTAACTATAGGTGCGACTTCTCGTTTAATTAACGATCGTAACCAAGAAAAGCTAGAGTTTAGTATTGGTCAAATACTGTTTTTCAACGAGCCTAAAGGTAATATCGTTGATGAAAACGAAGAGTTAGCTCGTGGTGAATCCGCAGTGGCCATGGATTTGAGCGCAGATATTCGAAATACTTGGTTTTTACATTATGGTTTACAGTACGATACACAGCTTGAACAAACTAAGAAAAGTCAGTTAACTATTGACTATCGGCGGGATGATGGTCATTTTGTGCAGTTATCACACCGTTATGCACCAAACATATCAAATAATAAAATTAATATGGCTGGTGCATTAGGGCAGTGGACTATAGATCAAAACTGGCAGGTTTTTGCTAGTTATTATCATGATTTAACATTGTCACGGAACTTAGAGAGTCGCTTAGGGTTCCAATATCAATCTTGTTGCTGGGGCATTCAATTTTCTTGGCAGTCAAGCTTATTGAGTGAGCTTGAAGCAGATAGCCTTGCACAGGATGAATTCAGTGATGAATATGATCGTGGATTTATGTTACGTTTTACTGCTGGCTTTGGTGGTAACTCGCGGTCTAATCAACAAAGTTTATTACAAGATGGTACCTTTGGTTATCGTCGACCCTATTTTTTGAATCAGTGAGATGGGTATGAAATTTAAAAAAGCACTTGGGCTTTTAGTCGCAACCTTATTATGTAGTCAGGCTTTTGCGGCAAAATTATTGGATAAAGCTGCTGTTATTGTCGACAGAGGTGTAATTTTAGAAAGTGAAATCGCCAGTATGGTGACAGAAATTAAGGCGAATGCGTTAAAAAATAACCAAAAACTGCCTTCTGACAAAGCATTGCGTACACAGGTAACGGAACGTTTAATATTACGAGAGCTACAAATGCAAATGGCTGAACGTGCAGGCTTTCAAGTTAGCGACAGTCAGCTACAAGATACTTTGGTGAATATTGCACAAAGTCAAGGCATGACGATAGAGCAACTGAAACGTACTATTGACGCCGCAGGTTTACAAGGCAAAACGTGGGAAGCATTCCGAGATGAAATCCGCATTGAATTGATTACCAATGAAGTCCGCCGTAGTTCAGTATCACGCCGCGTGTATGTATCGCCACAAGAAATTAACTCTTTAGTTGAAGCACTTCAGCAAAAAGGTCGTGAAAATGATGAATATCATTTGGGCCATATTTTAGTTGGTTTACCTAGTGAGGCGAGCGCCGAAGATATTGAAGCGTCTAAAGGCCGAGCTGAAAAAGTATTGCGTTTATTAAACGATGGCAGCGAATTTCGTAAAATGGCCATCGCATCGTCATCGGGTGAAAAAGCGTTAGATGGCGGTGATTTAGGCTGGATGAATATTAATGAAATGCCAACCTTGTTTGCTGAAGCGGTAGAAGGCGCTAAAAAAGGCGCATTTATTGGTCCAATTCGTAGTGGTGCTGGCTTCCATATTTTAACCATATTCGATGTACGAGGTCGTGAGATAGTTGAAGTGACCGAGACCAACAGTCGACATATTCTTATTAAGCCGTCTATTATTTTAAGTGATGCTAAAGCGAAAGAAATGTTGCAGACGTTTTTAAAAGATATAAAAGCGGGTGAAGCCGATTTTGCTGAATTAGCTAAAAAGCATTCAGCGGATCCCGGTTCCGCGGCTAAAGGTGGTGAGTTAGGCTGGGCTGACCCAAATGTATTTGTGCCTGAATTTCGTGATGCGTTAAACTCGTTGCAAAAAGATGAGTTTACAGGCCCATTTAAAACCGACCACGGTTGGCATATCGTGCAATTAATTGATCGCCGTAAACAAGATAAAACCCAGAGCATGCAAGAAGAACAGGCCTATCAAATGCTATTTAAACGTAAATTTGCAGAAGAGTCTGAAGCTTGGTATCGCTCAATACGTGAAAACGCATTTATCGAGATTTTGGATTAATTCATTATGACAATGAAGATAGCAATTACCCCTGGTGAACCGGCGGGGATTGGACCTGATTTAGTATTAGCCTTAGCTCAACAAGATTGGCCTGAGCAGTTAGTGGTGATTGCGGATCCACAAATGATGCTACAGCGAGCCGAAAAATTAGGGATTGATGTTCAATTTGAGCAATATGATCCTCAGCAAGCCGCTAAACCACAAGCTAAAGGCGTGATCACAATTTTGCCGGTTGATATCGCCGAACCCGTTGTTTGCGGCGAGCTCAACGCGGCTAATGGCCATTACGTAGTGGAAACGCTACGCATTGCCTGTGAAAAAAACATGGATGGCGAATTTGATGCTGTGGTTACTGGCCCAGTACATAAAGGTATTATTAATCAGTCAGGCATATCTTTCAGCGGCCACACAGAATATTTTGCCGCGCAATCAAATACTTTAGATGTTGTTATGGTATTAGCAACAGAAGGGTTGCGTGTCGCCTTGATGACAACCCATATTCCATTAGCTTATGTTTCTCGGGCGATCACCCCAGAGCGCATTCATAAGATAGTCGACATTCTTCACCATGACATGCAAACCAAATTTGGCATTGCGCAACCGAAAATCTATGTTTGTGGTTTAAATCCGCATGCTGGAGAAGGTGGTCACTTAGGCCGAGAAGAAATCGACGTGATCGAGCCTGCGTTACAGCAATTGCGCGAAAAAGGCATTGATCTCATTGGTCCTTTGCCAGCCGATACGTTATTCCAACCTAAATATCTGGAAAAAGCCGATGTTGTATTGGCAATGTACCATGACCAAGGGTTAACCGTATTAAAGTACAAAGGGTTTGGTAACTCAGTGAACATTACCTTAGGGTTGCCATTTGTACGTACGTCGGTCGATCATGGTACTGCGACAGACTTAGCGGGGACTGGCGAAGCCGATCCTGGTAGCTTTGTGGTCGCACTCAATACCGCTATAGAAATGGCCAATAAACGCAGTTAAGAGAAAGATAGAAATACATGAGTGATAATGTTCACCTAGGTCACCGTGCGAAAAAACGCTTTGGCCAAAACTTTTTGCACGATGACGCG
This genomic window from Saccharobesus litoralis contains:
- a CDS encoding LPS-assembly protein LptD; this encodes MFGIPCFLIRPLVSVLLISSAFSLVAAEKTAEKVCFAPETPQQRKAESEGDSSQLALDITRQSVVIEANSMKMAQDGSASFHGQVNLTYGDSQISANTATTDRDKNKIIARGGIQFDSDVVEVTSRNVEADMTLKSLEFVESNYRFKQTPGHGSAKSLKVSDTDQGVTLSEATYTSCPPSDEPEWQLRSSEIFLSAETERGEAWHSRVEVLGVPVLYLPYVSFPLSEKRASGFLMPEIGSSSQNGADILIPYYWNLAPNYDATTELRMMTNRGLMLNNEARYMGSQGTGMVTFHWLNNDKSFNGDARNAMQLMYNGQAWDDWQAYLNINNFSDDSFVSDFGFLSYNRVDTHIESVLSLYQQQKDWSVEINVRQFEVFGDHLKPYRALPEVKFEYFPELAWPHVSARLPAELVYFDTNEEQRGSALRVHTEPTMRWHKYEPAWELSAETSVLATAYYQERLQENKHDTITRVLPRVRLNGQLFLEKPISWFGKPMTQTLEPRVQYLWVPQHDQDDIRFYDSTLLQDDFHGLFRVNRYSGVDRILEANQLTIGATSRLINDRNQEKLEFSIGQILFFNEPKGNIVDENEELARGESAVAMDLSADIRNTWFLHYGLQYDTQLEQTKKSQLTIDYRRDDGHFVQLSHRYAPNISNNKINMAGALGQWTIDQNWQVFASYYHDLTLSRNLESRLGFQYQSCCWGIQFSWQSSLLSELEADSLAQDEFSDEYDRGFMLRFTAGFGGNSRSNQQSLLQDGTFGYRRPYFLNQ
- the pdxA gene encoding 4-hydroxythreonine-4-phosphate dehydrogenase PdxA, encoding MTMKIAITPGEPAGIGPDLVLALAQQDWPEQLVVIADPQMMLQRAEKLGIDVQFEQYDPQQAAKPQAKGVITILPVDIAEPVVCGELNAANGHYVVETLRIACEKNMDGEFDAVVTGPVHKGIINQSGISFSGHTEYFAAQSNTLDVVMVLATEGLRVALMTTHIPLAYVSRAITPERIHKIVDILHHDMQTKFGIAQPKIYVCGLNPHAGEGGHLGREEIDVIEPALQQLREKGIDLIGPLPADTLFQPKYLEKADVVLAMYHDQGLTVLKYKGFGNSVNITLGLPFVRTSVDHGTATDLAGTGEADPGSFVVALNTAIEMANKRS
- the surA gene encoding peptidylprolyl isomerase SurA; the protein is MKFKKALGLLVATLLCSQAFAAKLLDKAAVIVDRGVILESEIASMVTEIKANALKNNQKLPSDKALRTQVTERLILRELQMQMAERAGFQVSDSQLQDTLVNIAQSQGMTIEQLKRTIDAAGLQGKTWEAFRDEIRIELITNEVRRSSVSRRVYVSPQEINSLVEALQQKGRENDEYHLGHILVGLPSEASAEDIEASKGRAEKVLRLLNDGSEFRKMAIASSSGEKALDGGDLGWMNINEMPTLFAEAVEGAKKGAFIGPIRSGAGFHILTIFDVRGREIVEVTETNSRHILIKPSIILSDAKAKEMLQTFLKDIKAGEADFAELAKKHSADPGSAAKGGELGWADPNVFVPEFRDALNSLQKDEFTGPFKTDHGWHIVQLIDRRKQDKTQSMQEEQAYQMLFKRKFAEESEAWYRSIRENAFIEILD